From the Hordeum vulgare subsp. vulgare chromosome 1H, MorexV3_pseudomolecules_assembly, whole genome shotgun sequence genome, the window ACTGCAGTCGTCATATATGAACAACTACATTGTCATGTAACACTATaaagacatggcaactgacaCGTGTGTGGGCGCGCGACGATAGTTTCACCCAGTTGCTATGTAATACTGGAAGAGACATGGCAACTGACAAGCGTCTGGGCGTGCGACGTCAGATTCACTTAGTTACCGTGTAACACAAAAAAGACATGGCAACTGACCGACGTGCGGGCATGTGAGTGCGACGCCAGTTCCACCACACGTCAGTTTGGCATCTACGAGGTCTACGTGCGTGAAACAAGCGTGTGGGCGAACTGataaatactccctccggtcctttttagtctgcatataagttttgttcgaagtcaaagtatctctactttgaccaaacTTATAAAAAAATTTATGAATATTCACCATGCCAAATCAATATTGTTAGATTCTTTAcgaaatgtagtttcataatgtatatatttggtattgtagatagGGCAACGCTACGCATCCATCGACGGATTATTTTCAATGATCCGTCACCTTCACAGCCGTTTGATTTGATGCATCCAGCCAATCTCATCCATCCGATCTGCACGCGAGGCTTTGGCCTAATTCTTGAAACGATGCttgagtttctgaaacaatcgctttgtcgcAGTTTTTCTTCttcgcgcgcgcttcggctgggcACCCAGTAATTTCTGAAACaacgctcgagtttctgaaacaatcgctttgttgcagtttttttcttcacgcgcgcttcggctgggcgtaattcctgaaacaacgctcgagtttctgaaacgatcgctttgttgcagttttttttttCTTCGCGCGCGCTTCGAGGTCACGgggtaattcctgaaacaacgttcgagtttctgaaacaatcgctttgttgcagttttttCCTTCGTCTTTCCGCAACATAAGTATTGCTGTGAAGtaaatttttgcaacaaaagtTCATGTTGCAGAaacttcatcttcttccttcaaACGCACAACCATGGCGGCCATGCTTGATTCCTAAGCCCCATGGCTGGCGGAGGGATCGATCCAGATCCGGTCTGGCACGGGGGGCAGGGCCGACGCGGGTCGGCCGGCGACAGGAACGCGACGGCGATGGCCGGGGGCTCCGGTGGCGGCAGGATCGGCCGGCGGCGGCACACCACGGTGGGGCATGAGGGACCGTTGCAGATCTGGTCAAGACGAAAACCGAGACGTGTGAGAGCGGTTTCCCTAGCTGTTGTTGGTGGTCCTCCCCGGCCGCCGACATGGTCCTGAAGGGGATTCCATGGCGCGGAGAGCCGAGCTCACAGCAGCCCGAGGTTGCGTTGAAGCGACAGGCTCGGTCTAGCCCTATTCTGCTTCACTTGTCCCGTGGCGCAGTGAGCAGCTCGATGCGGACATGGCATGCGTGAGGTGAAAAAGAAAAGGATAAGATAGGAGAAGGTGTGAGGTGGAGATATTTCTGGGAACACCAAAGATGATGAGGGGTGGTTGAGTTTGAATAAGCTAGGAGCATCACGTCAGGTTGGCCACGTGTTGCATGAGCAAAGCGGCGGATGAGAGCTAAATAATCAGCCGGATGATCTGAATCTTTTCCCTtgtagatattgatatttttaatataaatttgatcaaactttgtaaagtttgacttgaccgaaatctaatatgcggagtaaaaaTGACCGGAGGGAGTACCCACACACCAGTCCCTTTCTACATGGCATAAAAATCTATCAAAAATCATCAAGATTCATGTAAACACACATGAATGACGATCCACGGATATGAGCGAGTTATAAAACGCCCGCAGCGTGTGGGTGTTATCTTTTTTTTTAAGGGTGAGTAGTACTTGATGAAACGCGCGGGTTGCGCTTCCTGGATCAGCGAGGCGCCCGTGGGTGAAGCGGACCAAATCCAGATATAAAAAAGCACGGGGCGACGCACGCTTCCGACGATTAATTGCAACTTGAGCGAGCACGCTCCCTGTCCCATGGAGCCACATCACCCTCGGCGCGCTCCGACGGGGGCCATGGATCCCCCGACGCCTGCGGGGGCGAGGCCGGCGATGTCCCACTCCTCcgccttcctcctcccctcctccgcaACCCCCGCCGGCTCCGGGGACGCGTACGCGGTCGTCGTCCTCAACCAGCGCCTGCCCCGCTTCGCCCCTCTCCTCTGGGACCGCGGTAACTAGCGCCACTGCCCCACAGCTTACCGATGCCCTGTTAGCCTCCCCGTGGCTCCCGTCGTCCTCCAGATGCTTATGTGCTTCTCTGCCTGTGCAGCGCAGGTGCGGGTGTGCGCCGACGGGGGCGCTAATCGCGTGTTCGACGGCATGCCGGAGCTGCTCCCCGGCCACGCCCCCGACGATGTACGCTCCAGGTAATGCGATCCGTCGGACATTGCACATTCCTCGTTTGGCTGTCGGGCAGAGCGACAGGGATGTGCACAGGAACATTCCTGCTCGGGTGGTGGCCATTCGGTGTTTTGGATTGATTTGGCCGCTAGAAAAACTAGAAACAGTTCAACGAAATTGGTCGCTCCGTGCATGCTCACCATGTGCTTGGTggaatgcttggggttgttattttACCCACTGCCTAAAGTGCTTTCAACTTTCAAGTAATGCTAGAGAACTCGACAGGTGTACTTCTATCTAGTATATTCGTTGGGAGGGGATTAGAATTCGCAGAAGTGATTGGTTAGAAATAAATCGTGACTTATTTATAGTGACTGTTTGCCTTTCCCAGTCAGCAAGAACCATCTAGCACTCATGTTTGCTCTGACGTTTGGTGGCACTTCTTCAGTGGATGCGTTGCTAAACCATTTTTTAGTGCAGATTGTTAGGAAGTGGTTCATCTTGCATGTAAAAAACTCCCTCTTACTGGCCATGAGAAGCAGCGGtgttagtaggagtagtagtgaaTGCAATAATTCACTTATTTTATGAGAAGAGGTGATGTTACTAGAGATATTTATGAGCTATGAGCAGCCTCTTTGATACCGAGCTTTTTAACTCCACCCAACCAAATGTTCAAACCACATTTCATTTTGTATTTGAAATTGCTAATGGGATTGGGATCTTAGGAGATGATCATGACTCCGACCTTCTCAATTCTCGTTAGTCGAAAATCAATGTTTAAGACTATGCGGTACTTTTTCAAAGCATCGTATTGTAAATTTTCACCAAGCTGccatttgtttttgtgcagatacAAACCAGATGTGATCAAAGGGGATATGGATTCAGTGCGACCAGAAGTGAAGGAATATTATTCCAATTTGGtagtttaattttaatttttcatTTAGTATTTTTAACTTAGGAAACAACATGCGTGGGACAAATAATATTTGAACAATGTTATTTGGCTAGTATAATCATGAACTAGTGTCTCAGTAATTTAGCACAATCTGATTATTTTGAACTCGTGGCGCCTCATCAGTTTGCAGTTTACAGTGCTCCCTTGGCGGATGCACAATACTGAAGTGTTGTCTGTATACAAGATATCTAGCAGTTTTCAAGTTTAATAGTGTTACCGGTTATATGGAAACATGAAAaccaaaagagaaaacaaaaatgaTGGGTCTCTGGTTCTGGAAATGTTAGTTATGGTTAATTTAGCAGATTCATAGTGCAAACACCCTTCGCTAGTATTACATTTGCAGAAACAAACAGTATTTACATGattgttgaatgttattcatcccCATTTTAATCGCTCCATGATAACCTACACTGCGAATTCAATTCATGCTAGAGTGACATGGTTGGTGTAGTGCAGATTCTggatcttctttttcttcctccaCGAAATTTCTTAGATGAAATCTCACATATAAATCAATTTAGCATGTGTGTGTCCTCAATTGCGACTTTCTAGTAATAATTGCACCCTTTTATATGAACAAAAGAACAGCATTAGAGTATGTTAGCTTAAATAAGAACATTTTGGTATGTTCTTATTTCAAATATGAGGCAGCTGATGATATTTTCTTCATGATGCCCATTGACTTCCAGCCTGGCATCTGCTTTAGTAGAAAGAGCACTGGTTCTTGTGACcttgaaatatcttgtttcttctgaAATCTGGAATCTGATATAGATCATGTAAGGTAATAATTATGCTGATACCTATATGTGCAAAAGCTCATATAGATCATGCAAGTTATTGCTTCAGTCATCACATGAAAATTAATATGCTGAGACATGACTTCATGCAGACACTTACTTGAAACTAATTCCATCTTATGGCAAATCTGATGAAATAATTGTCTTATTATTTGATCAACTACAGGGCACCAAAATAGTTGATCAATCACACGATCAGGACACCACCGACTTGCACAAATGTGTAGCATTTATCACTGACAAGTCTCCTGGCCCAGACAAATCGAATGTAAGCTGCTCTAGCTCAGTAAAATGAAATCTTTAACCCTCAAATCATTTGATTAGAATAACACATGGCCATGTTTACAAATATATACCAGCTTGTCTATAATAACAGCTATGCATCCTTGTCCTCGGAGCACTGGGAGGTAGGTTTGATCACGAGATGGGAAACATCAATGTACTCCATCTCTTCCCAAACATTAAGATCGTCCTCCTATCAGATGATTGCCTGATCTTTCTGCTCCCAAGAACGCACAGTCACAACATCCACATTGAACGGTCAGTTGAGGGCCCCCACTGTGGATTGATTCCCATTGGCACGCCTTCGACCAGCACCACTACCACCGGGCTCCGATGGAATTTAGGTAAGTGTTTCGCTTGGTCAATATCCTGTGGTGTTATACAGCAGCAGCTGATGTTTCAATACATTTTCTCGTCAGATAATGCTCATATGAGCTTTGGTGGGTTGATTAGCACATCGAACATTGTTGATGAGGACCAGGTTATGGTCACTTCAGATTCTGACCTGATCTGGACAATATCTCTCCGACACTGAGTTTTTGGATGAATTTTCTCGTCAGACAATACTTGTATGAGCTACGGTGGATTGATTAGCCCGTCCAACATCGTTGATGAGGACCAGGTTATGGTCACTTTAGATTCTGACCTGATTTGGACAATATCTCTCTGGCACCGAGCTTATGCTATGCAGAACGTTTGAGATATCGCCAATTTTGTCTCGTTTAATTTATGTCTATGACAACTACACCCAGCAGTGATGTGATAAATTTTGGCGTGTTAGAATTTCAAGCCTTGTAAATTTCTAATTTCTAATTTGGTAGCTTTGGCAAttaaatatagttgcccccacaaAGAATTGCGGTGTGTCTGTGAAAAATATATATTTGTTAATAGCTTGTGAAAATACATGTGGTGCTGTTTGTGGGTGTTTGTGGGTTACTCGCCTACTCGTTCAAGCAAACTTCTCTTTTTACACACCTCTTTTTTTTAAAGGAGAAACGAAGCCCCGGAcctctgcatcaattgatgcatgtAGCCATATTATTAAAGAAGTACAACTGCAAAGTCTTAGATCCACAAAAGACCCATAGTCTGAGCAAACGAAAACTAGTATGATAAAAGTGAAACAGCCATATCCGGCAAAACCAAAAATAGACTACGATGTCTATACATCTAGCATATTATTAACATGCCATCCAAATCGGCTCAAGATAGCATGTGTGACCGTCTCTCACCGATTGCACCTAATAACCATAAGCTTCCTGGACTTCGCATGAGTGAGTAATGATCACGTGCAGATCCAAGTTGTTACTCTGAAGATATCCTGCAAAAAAATgttgaagatcttgccaattaAAATCATATCGTTTTTATTCTTCCATATAGCCCAAAACCATGCACATATTCCAATTCGAATATGTTTCGCTATGGTTACGTCTACTCCACTGAGCCACGTCTCAAATAGCGTATGAATGCTCGTTGACGGATTAATATTGAAAGCTATATGCACAGCGCGCCATCATAGTTTTGCTAGTGGTCAATCGAGAAAGATGTGTCTTATGGTTTGATCGCGATCACAATAGCAACATCTAGGACTACCAACCCATCATCTCTTTATCAGATTATCCCTCGTTAATACAACACTCTTGTGTGCGAACCACATGAATATTTTTAATTCTAAGTTGTACCTTAATCTTCCAGATGTGTAATGATCTTGACACTGGCCCAGAGTTAATCAAATCCACATACATTGATTTTACTGAAAAACTACCATTCATATACGATTTCCAGTGTATAATATTTGGATGGTCAGTTAGCCGAACGTTCATCAACCGTCTGACTAAATGCAGCCATGAGGTCCAATGTTCCCCTACTAGGGACCTCTTGAAGTGAATATGAAGAGGCACCTTTTGTACTTCGGTAATCTGGATTTGCATATTCATTTCAGAGCTCCATCCAACTAGATCACAAACCATAAGAGACATGATCGAACTCATAGCACGCTTCCATGAGTCTAAGGTTGTTAGGATCCTGGATCTAGGTAGGATGTTTTGTTCGATGTTATCAGACATTCAGATCATAGGATTTGGTCAGGAGCATGATgatttgctagggtttttcttctttttttaaaaaaaacttttgatTTATTCATCTCCAATCATGGCAGTATAACGAACACTAGAAATAATGAAATTATTTAGATTCATAGACCACCTAGTGATGACTATAAGAACTGAAGCGAGTCGAAGGCGCGCCGCTGTCATCACCCCTCCTTTGTCGGAGCCGGACAAAATTTGTTGCAGTAGACAGTTCGGAAGTCATCGTGCTAAGGCCTTATAGGACCAGcgcaccagaacaacaacaatcgCCAATGAAGAGTAGCATAGATTGGAAGGATCCAACGTGAAGACACACGAATGTAGAAGAACGATGAACGTATACAAGCAGATCCACCAAAGATAGATTCATCGGAGACACATTGCCACATGCCCACGGACGATGCTAGACGTACCACTGGAACGGAGGCTAGTCGTGAAGAACCTTATTCCATCTTCATAAAGCCACCGCCGTCTCACCTTCCTAAGCAGGacacaaaccctaacaaaactcaaAGTAACATCTAAAAATGGAGCCCTCCCACCAGCAAGGAACGGGATCCATCGCACCTCCATGGCCCTAAGGCCACCGGAGACGAGGAAGACCGCCGGCGGTGCTGACGGGAGGCGGAGAAAACCTAAGCTTGAGAGAGGAGACGACGACTACGTGAGGCGGCCAGAGTGGAATTATGACCCCAGAAGAGCGTAGCTATTTATATTGGAAatggttttttatttttgtgagaaacatcGATTATAACGGAGAAAATGGATTACGTGTATACCAATATCACTCCAATTTCGTTTTGGACAGGGGAGGAGTTGCTCTCCCCGCGTCAGCAAGTATCATCCTATGATGTAAAGTTTTCATGATTGAATTATATATGCCTAAGAAAGTGATCTTCACTAACTTATTTAACTTATTATGCAAGCATGCCACATCACCATACAATTATGGATCAGATAACGCCCAACTCAATATGCCATGCGTAGAAAAGACCGACCACCACATGCAACCATGCATGAGAAAACATGGTCATTCTATTATTCTACTTATATTAAATAACTAGTATTTTACAACTATACGTAATCATATATGACCACTCttatgtattttaatttaattCATGTGTTAATAATCTGAATATTTATATTCCACATGATAAAACCTCATTGAAATATAGGGCAGCTGATTCCGAGAGCAACAAAACGACGATCATCTAGTGTTTTAAATGTGTTTGCACTATTGCGAGAAGCGGAGTAGCACTAAAGATACAATGTCAACTAGACGACTCGTTCCCTTTAAGGTTTCTATCCTTTGAGGTGATTGCCGACATgaactcatcttcctcctcgaagACGGATTGAACCCCTCCCCGATCCAAGATTCGGGGGTGTTCACCGGGTGATAAAAGCGAGGGGATAGTGGATCTCATCACTCGACGCCATGGCAAGCTGGAAATCCTCGGCATATTGGGTTGAACCTAGTGGCGGGGGGAAATAGGTTGACCGAAAAGCAAAGGAAGGGAAGGCAATTGAGGGGCTAGGCGGATCTAGATCGAAGGGAGGAACGATCACCTCGCTAGCAAATCACTCAATGCCAGCTACTGTACCTATACCTCGAGGATGACAAAGAGGAAGACGTGGTTCTAGAGTAATGCCTAGAGGAGCtagaaaaatattttaaattCATGGCATTGGCTAGGGCTCATACAAATCGAAAGTTTAGCCATGGTGCCTTCTATGGGGTTACGAGATCTGCATGGAACCTCGTGCAAGAGGCTGAATTCAGAGAAGTCTAAGACAATTTGTCATCGGTCCAATTGACATGCTTGGGAAATTGAGAGCGAGTGATGCACAATGAGCCATGGATTTTCAGAAATTGTCAAGTACTACTAGCACCATATGATGGATGGTCAGAGATTAGTCAGATGTGACTATTCACATATGAGGCATGAGTGAGGGTGATGGGGTTGAAGGAGAAGATGTGATCAGCAAGCATTGTAGTACAATTGGCAAAGAAAAGCTAGAGTGGTGGATCGACTGGATGAGAGATCGGTTAAAGGGCATGAGGTGGCATTAGAGTTCGTGTTGCCCTTGATGTATGCAATACTTTCACAAGATGTGCAAGTCTAACAATGAGAAGACGAAAGGTGTATTTTGACTTTGAGCATGAGAATATGCAGTGCTCTATGCAGTATGTGGATTTGTGAGTCATGTTGTGAAGGTGCCTGTGAACGAAGTACGTGAATAGAATGCTATTATCTACCCCCCCACCCTCCACGACATTTATCCCACCAAGTTTTATAAGGTATGATCAGTGGATGTTGGCGGGGATAGGTGGTAGTGGAAGATGAGCAAAAGGGGTAGTGCTTGTCGAGGAAGCCGTGGGTGTTATGAATCTAGTGATCTAGGGAATGTGGATAATGATCTACAAAGTACAATGTCTAGACCGGTTAAACCTCATAACAATTCCCCATGAGTGTCCAAGGTTTTCAAGCGTCGACTCGGGTATGAAGAGAAGAATAAAGGAGGGAGCAGGAACCAACTAATATTAACGAATGGTAAAGGAACTGATGAGCTTGAACTAGATGATTTGGAGAATGAAAACAAGGGGGGCATGATGATGTGAATTATTAGAGGGGCAAAAGTCACAAGCCTAAAAATGAAGTGATGGACCTGATAACATTGGTGACCTCCAAAATTGAGGATCGATGGGCCAATGAAACTCATAGGATAGAACTATCGTAGGATATGTTAGTCTTGGGTAGTTCATGCACTTCTAGATGTCGAGAGGTGTTATAATATTAATGCATTGTTTTCTTAGAGTCACATATGCCTGATGCTAGGGCGGAATGTTGATGAGAAAGCTAGGGTTCCATAGGAGATTGGTTGGCCCGAGTGATGGTACAGCGGGATAATTTCTTTTGATGTGGAGGGACGTCATAAGCATAAAAGAACACAATGTTATGAGTAATTACATAGATGTTACCACTAATCATGGGCGTAAACGGGGATGTAGTGGATTCTATAAGGAACAAGCAAGGGAGAATACACATAAGGCTTGGGAGTATTTGTGTACTTTGAAGTGGGCACTATATTAATTATGGATAATCTTCGGTGATTTCAATGAAATGTTATTTTCTTGTGAGGAAGGAGGTGTGTGAAGATATCAATGCAGCATGCAAGCCTTCTGAGACGCTCTATCTGCTTGTAACCTTGATGACTTAAGCACATTGGGGGACTCATATACATGATGAAAGGGATATTTACGGAGAGGTTGGACAAAGCAGTGTGCAATTCTCATTGGAATCGTCTATTTTCTCATCGCGTGCGATTAATAGTAAAATGACAAAGTAAGATCACCATCCATTGGTGATAAATACATAGTATTGTGCGGAGTTTGACCAAGCGGGAGGAGTGAAAATAATGTTTGATGCTAGATGGCTTAAACAAATAATGATCAAGGAGGTGGTTTGGacgatgatgacccacaactacAGGGGATCACAACGGTCCTCGAGGGAAATATTTCAacgcaaatttattgattcggcacatgggaagccaaataatatttataagaTTTAGCAGTTGAGCTGTCAATTGAACCACACCTGGAGTAAGTtgcctgcaacaatttattagtaGCACGGTAATATGATAGTATTTGTGATAAAGTAGAAGTAGCAGAAATAGTAATAACTTTGCCGAGTAAAAGCAAAGAAAAACAATAGTGAATTTAACAGAGACAATAGCAAAAAAGTGTAGGCATGGAGTAGTGATGGGGTGTTAAAATGAATTCagtatgcaatagttataacccaaagcaacaacaactagctcgagttcatcaatcaTTTGTAGGCATgttttccatatatagtcatacatatTTGCGATAACAACTTGCATAACATATttcgtcctaccctcccgtggcagcaggatcCCAATGGAAATTAAGGTTAAGTAAGgcgctccttttaatagagaactagaaCAAAGCATTGACACATAGTAAATACATGTAATCCTCAAGTTAAAGTCATCCCCGTTGATATCTCAATTGTTGTGACATTGGGGTCTAAGGTTCAAAACACTAACAAATGCATACAACTTGCAGGTAACATGAAAACCAATATGGTTTCATTAAAGGATGTTCAATCCAGGCCTGTCTTGCGTGGTTGTGGGATCGACAAGTGTATGTATAAAgcagggtgaatagactacttgacaaaataaaaaccTAACCTTTTCCAAATTTTAATGGTTGAGAAGTTTTAGCAAATATAGAAAgactagcacaccctacacatgcaaatcTATGAGTATAGCAGCAAAAAATAAAGACACACACATCTAAGTAAAGAGTAGAGATAGTaagatcaaacacaatgaagacatggagatttttggtgtggttccgataggtggtgctatcgtacgtccatgttgtttgagacttcaacccacagagtgtAATGGCTGCACGAGTCCACAAAAGGCtctacccacaaggggtccacgaagaagcaaccttgtctattcaccATGGCTTGCGTCCACGAATGACTAGCCTCAtttggggtagatcttcacaaagttggcgatctccttgcccttacaaacttcttggttcaactccacacgatttggaggctcccaagagacacctaaccaatctaggagacaccactctctaaaaggtaatagatgtggtatggatgatgagctgcttgttgtagtgcttcaaaagatagtctcctcaacactcaatcactctctcacggaatTTGGCTTggcagaagagattgattgggtggaaaacaacttggggaggctagaaatcaagatttatatggttggagtggaagatcttgatctcaccacatgagtaggtggttctctctcagaaaataaaTGGTGGAAGTGTTTCTAAGTGCtctctctatgaatgagaggaaggtggaggggtatatatatccatctccaaaaatccaaccattacaacattattgtccaACTCGGTGAAATcgaagtaaaaactcggttgcaccgactagtgaaAAATGCTCTAACTTTTGGCGTTTCGATGAAACCGATACAAAGCATATCGGTGAGTCCGATTCGAGTGACCTAGGCTATTCTAGGACTCAGTGAAACCGATTtgcaaaactcagaaattccgatttttagCAAATGGGCAACAACATGTTGGTCATTGTTCTCGGCTGTACCGAAGCGAATCTCAGTTGTACTGAGCTGCTAGAGTTTGGCTTGGGTTCTCTCTAAGGAAAACTTGGTGTggccgatgtggaaatgttggtgccaTCGAATTTGAACTTTACGATTTTTGATagaatattttgtgggagaaatgTTGAGGCTTTTGGTGGCAACCTCTAAGCACTTTGAGCAACGAGATCTCTAAGCATAGtgttgtctttcctatggactcagatGTGATTTatcacataaatataaaatgtagagtcttgaaactTGGATCTTTGCCAATCCTATTACTTTccttcttggggatcctcctcacaATTCCCAGCCACTGCAATTTTTTGGACTCATTCTGAAATGAACTAGGTAgaactattagtccaagagataatgtattTTGTCATGAATTAACAAAACCTCCAAGGGAGCAAATGttctttcagtctccccctttttgataattgatgacaacatataatcAAAGCTTCAATTTAAAATAGGCAGAAATATATGATAGCTTTGAGAGACATAAGACTaagacaagctccccctaaatgtgtgcaatcactTTAAGGAATATTTGCTTTTGGAATGCATTAGTGCACACATAGTAGAGAAGACATGAAAAGTCATATGTACCTTGTCCACATGCGTCAAATATGTGAGTATGAAGTGTCTCCctattcaagactcactcttgcaaacaatatgtgcaagaagcaagagatcatcctgatcaaggatatgatgcataaacTTACCTTGACATTCTGGAGCATTTTTACTAAAGAAACACACTTGAGAAAACggggttagataacacaagaatatttattttagaaaaatgcaagagaatttcAAGTTTGCCAAGATTTGGATGTCATGTTGTAGATGGTATTCTCTTAAGATTAACATGTCTCCAAGAATGTTTGTAGAATTTTTCTCCCCTAAATATGCATTTCCATTCCCCCCTGAATCttttagcatgtagatattgggagtaggtaggggtgAGACAAGTCTAACCGGAAAGTGCAGAATCACCACAAGATATCAATTCAGGTTACTTAGTCTTTTCTCTCTCCTTTTAAAGATAATGAAGTAAATTAAGCTCTCCCCCTTAACGATTAGCTTTGAGCTTTGATGATTCTCCCCCTGAAGCTTTGAATTTAAGCTttgatctttctccctcttcggcACCAATTTGTAAGaagggtcagagggtaagggatcCTTGAGAATAAGGT encodes:
- the LOC123440431 gene encoding thiamine pyrophosphokinase 3 isoform X1, which gives rise to MEPHHPRRAPTGAMDPPTPAGARPAMSHSSAFLLPSSATPAGSGDAYAVVVLNQRLPRFAPLLWDRAQVRVCADGGANRVFDGMPELLPGHAPDDVRSRYKPDVIKGDMDSVRPEVKEYYSNLGTKIVDQSHDQDTTDLHKCVAFITDKSPGPDKSNLCILVLGALGGRFDHEMGNINVLHLFPNIKIVLLSDDCLIFLLPRTHSHNIHIERSVEGPHCGLIPIGTPSTSTTTTGLRWNLDNAHMSFGGLISTSNIVDEDQVMVTSDSDLIWTISLRH
- the LOC123440431 gene encoding thiamine pyrophosphokinase 3 isoform X2, whose product is MPELLPGHAPDDVRSRYKPDVIKGDMDSVRPEVKEYYSNLGTKIVDQSHDQDTTDLHKCVAFITDKSPGPDKSNLCILVLGALGGRFDHEMGNINVLHLFPNIKIVLLSDDCLIFLLPRTHSHNIHIERSVEGPHCGLIPIGTPSTSTTTTGLRWNLDNAHMSFGGLISTSNIVDEDQVMVTSDSDLIWTISLRH